The following coding sequences lie in one Arthrobacter sp. SLBN-122 genomic window:
- a CDS encoding phosphatidate cytidylyltransferase: MGQADQAPAPRARTRGKQPRSNPTPKAGRNLPAAVVVGLAMLLAVLGGLLFLPLAFVAIVTAFAVFGVWEIYRALEHNGTRMPIVPVMTGTVAMPFAAYFGGIESQLFALLLSAVAVLLWRSIESAAGSANSIFAGVFTLGWVPFFISFAALPLHAAGTTPLGLWPGGVAPIGAWEIAVMLLLVVSNDTFGYLVGASIGKHPMAPKISPKKSWEGFAGSAGGAMLIGVLAALFVLDKPWWVGVVLAVGTVAAATAGDLGESMVKRELGVKDMSSILPGHGGVMDRLDSIVFASPVAFILYGLVAGA, translated from the coding sequence ATGGGCCAGGCAGATCAGGCCCCCGCACCAAGGGCGCGCACACGGGGGAAGCAGCCCAGGAGCAACCCGACGCCAAAAGCCGGGCGGAACCTGCCCGCCGCCGTCGTGGTGGGCCTGGCCATGCTGCTGGCCGTCCTGGGCGGGCTGCTGTTCCTCCCGCTGGCTTTCGTGGCAATTGTCACCGCCTTCGCTGTATTCGGCGTGTGGGAGATCTACCGGGCACTGGAGCACAACGGAACCAGGATGCCCATCGTGCCGGTCATGACCGGCACGGTGGCCATGCCGTTCGCCGCTTACTTCGGCGGCATCGAGAGCCAGCTCTTTGCGCTGCTGCTCAGTGCCGTGGCGGTCCTGCTGTGGCGATCGATCGAAAGTGCGGCGGGATCGGCCAACAGCATCTTCGCCGGCGTCTTCACCCTGGGCTGGGTACCGTTCTTCATCAGCTTCGCCGCACTGCCGCTGCATGCCGCCGGCACTACACCGCTGGGGCTGTGGCCCGGCGGCGTAGCCCCGATCGGGGCATGGGAGATAGCCGTGATGCTGCTGCTGGTGGTGTCCAACGACACCTTCGGCTACCTGGTGGGCGCGTCCATCGGCAAGCACCCCATGGCGCCGAAAATCAGCCCCAAGAAATCCTGGGAAGGCTTCGCGGGGTCCGCAGGAGGTGCCATGCTGATCGGCGTCCTGGCAGCCCTCTTCGTGCTGGACAAGCCCTGGTGGGTAGGCGTGGTGCTGGCAGTGGGAACCGTAGCCGCGGCCACGGCGGGGGACCTCGGCGAATCCATGGTCAAGCGTGAACTGGGCGTCAAGGACATGAGCAGCATCCTGCCGGGACACGGGGGAGTCATGGACAGGCTGGACTCCATTGTCTTCGCCTCGCCGGTGGCATTCATCCTGTACG
- the frr gene encoding ribosome recycling factor — protein sequence MIEETLLEAEEKMDKAVEVAKEDFASIRTGRANPGLYNKVLVDYYGSPTPLQQLASFAIPDARTILITPFDKTAMRDIERALSDSEVGANPSNDGNVIRITIPELTKERRKEYVKIVKTKGEDAKISIRNIRRKAKEALDRLVKDGEAGEDEGTRAEKELDSLTKAHVDGIDELLKRKEAELLEV from the coding sequence GTGATCGAAGAAACCTTGCTCGAGGCCGAGGAAAAGATGGACAAGGCGGTTGAAGTAGCCAAGGAAGACTTCGCTTCCATCCGTACCGGCCGCGCCAATCCCGGTCTCTACAACAAGGTCCTGGTGGACTACTACGGCTCGCCCACCCCGCTGCAGCAGCTCGCGTCCTTCGCCATCCCGGACGCCCGGACCATCCTGATCACCCCGTTCGACAAGACCGCCATGCGGGACATCGAACGCGCCCTGAGCGACTCCGAGGTTGGCGCCAATCCGTCCAACGACGGCAACGTCATCCGGATCACCATTCCGGAACTGACCAAGGAACGCCGCAAGGAGTACGTCAAGATCGTCAAGACCAAGGGCGAAGACGCCAAGATCTCCATCCGCAACATCCGCCGCAAGGCCAAGGAAGCCCTGGACCGCCTGGTCAAGGACGGCGAGGCCGGCGAAGACGAAGGCACTCGCGCCGAGAAGGAACTGGACAGCCTCACCAAGGCCCACGTGGACGGCATCGACGAGCTGCTCAAGCGCAAGGAAGCAGAGCTGCTCGAAGTCTGA
- the pyrH gene encoding UMP kinase — translation MEAVNTVIHSEKNKRRVLLKLSGEVFGGGKLGVDPETVRDVAKQIAAAVPQVEVAIVVGGGNFFRGAELSQSGMDRSRADYMGMLGTVMNCLALQDFLEQAGVETRVQSAITMGQVAEAYIPRRAIRHMEKGRVVIFGAGAGLPYFSTDTVAAQRALEVHADVVLMAKSGVDAVYTADPKKDPTAERLETLSYDDALRRDIRVMDQTAMTMCKDNNLSMVVFGMEGEGNVTRAILGEKLGTLVTA, via the coding sequence ATGGAAGCCGTCAACACTGTCATCCATTCCGAGAAGAACAAGCGGCGGGTCCTCCTGAAGCTCTCCGGCGAGGTCTTCGGCGGCGGGAAACTGGGTGTCGACCCCGAGACCGTCCGCGACGTCGCCAAGCAGATCGCCGCGGCCGTCCCGCAGGTGGAAGTGGCCATCGTAGTGGGCGGCGGAAACTTCTTCCGCGGCGCTGAACTCTCCCAGAGCGGCATGGACCGCTCCCGCGCCGACTACATGGGCATGCTGGGAACGGTCATGAACTGCCTGGCACTGCAGGATTTCCTGGAGCAGGCAGGCGTGGAAACCCGCGTCCAAAGCGCCATCACCATGGGCCAGGTGGCCGAGGCCTACATTCCGCGCCGCGCCATCCGCCACATGGAAAAGGGCCGCGTGGTCATTTTCGGCGCCGGCGCCGGCCTGCCCTACTTCTCCACCGACACCGTGGCAGCACAGCGGGCCCTGGAAGTCCACGCCGACGTGGTGCTGATGGCCAAGAGCGGGGTGGACGCCGTCTACACCGCAGACCCCAAGAAGGACCCCACCGCGGAACGCCTGGAAACCCTCAGCTACGACGACGCGCTGCGCCGGGACATCCGCGTCATGGACCAGACCGCCATGACCATGTGCAAGGACAACAACCTTTCCATGGTGGTCTTCGGCATGGAGGGTGAAGGCAACGTCACCCGCGCCATCCTCGGCGAAAAGCTGGGCACGCTGGTCACTGCCTAG